A single genomic interval of bacterium harbors:
- the dnaJ gene encoding molecular chaperone DnaJ, with the protein MPTDRDYYEILGVSRQASEDEIKRAYRRLAMKYHPDRNPGDAQAEERFKEASEAYEVLRDPEKRQIYDRYGHEGLRGSGFSGFRGFDDIFSAFGDIFEEFFGFGVRAGTSRARGRPGADLRYNLTITLEEAARGKEVEIPVEHREPCPICGGSGSRPGSSPAICPVCHGRGQVTRSQGFFTMTSTCSRCYGQGQFIVDPCEKCQGTGRVHVQRKVLVRVPPGVDTGSRLRLRGEGEPGEAGGPPGDLYVVIYVEPHSLFERQGDDIFCQTPISFTQAALGARIDVPTLEGKETLTIPRGTQSGTLFRLRGAGMPRLKGHGRGDQVIQVVVKTPTNLTKRQEELLMELAEISGEAVTPKRKGFFKK; encoded by the coding sequence ATGCCTACTGATCGAGACTACTATGAGATCCTGGGTGTTAGCCGTCAGGCCAGTGAGGATGAAATAAAAAGGGCCTATCGTCGGCTTGCCATGAAATATCACCCAGATCGAAATCCGGGAGACGCCCAGGCCGAAGAAAGATTTAAAGAGGCCTCGGAAGCGTATGAAGTGCTCAGGGATCCGGAAAAGCGCCAGATCTATGATCGATATGGACACGAGGGACTGCGCGGTAGCGGCTTTTCGGGGTTCAGAGGATTCGACGATATCTTCTCGGCCTTTGGGGATATTTTCGAGGAGTTTTTCGGCTTTGGAGTGCGTGCTGGTACAAGCCGTGCCAGGGGCAGGCCCGGTGCAGACCTGAGGTACAATCTGACCATAACCCTTGAGGAAGCGGCCCGTGGTAAGGAAGTGGAGATCCCAGTGGAACACAGGGAACCATGTCCCATATGCGGCGGCTCGGGTTCAAGACCAGGGAGCTCTCCGGCCATCTGTCCAGTTTGCCATGGAAGGGGTCAGGTCACACGATCCCAAGGTTTTTTTACCATGACAAGTACCTGCTCTAGATGTTACGGGCAGGGGCAGTTCATAGTGGATCCCTGTGAAAAGTGTCAGGGTACCGGGCGGGTGCATGTTCAGAGAAAGGTTCTGGTAAGGGTGCCACCCGGTGTGGACACTGGTTCCAGATTGAGGCTTCGTGGAGAAGGGGAGCCAGGGGAGGCCGGCGGGCCACCCGGAGACCTATACGTGGTAATATACGTGGAACCCCACTCCCTTTTTGAAAGACAAGGGGATGATATATTCTGCCAGACTCCCATATCTTTTACCCAGGCCGCCTTGGGGGCCCGAATTGATGTGCCCACCTTGGAAGGAAAGGAGACCCTGACCATCCCCAGAGGCACCCAGTCCGGAACCCTGTTCAGACTCAGGGGCGCGGGCATGCCACGTCTCAAAGGTCACGGTCGAGGAGATCAGGTGATTCAGGTGGTGGTAAAGACCCCGACCAATCTGACCAAGAGACAAGAGGAGCTCCTGATGGAGCTGGCCGAAATATCGGGCGAGGCAGTCACTCCCAAGAGAAAAGGGTTCTTCAAGAAGTGA
- a CDS encoding zinc ribbon domain-containing protein, whose protein sequence is MPIYEYLCRPCGRVMSVLVLKPEDEESVRCSKCGRGGLAKVLSRFSVHKTEAQRLKEFDPKAPRDDSFYKDSRNVGLWAKKRLQELGADLGPELDEIVERGRTGKILEDYDL, encoded by the coding sequence ATGCCCATTTACGAGTATCTTTGCCGGCCTTGTGGCAGGGTCATGAGCGTGCTTGTTCTGAAGCCAGAGGATGAGGAATCTGTGCGTTGTTCCAAATGCGGAAGGGGCGGTCTAGCAAAGGTGCTTTCCAGATTCTCGGTTCATAAGACTGAGGCCCAGAGATTAAAGGAGTTCGATCCCAAGGCCCCGAGGGATGATTCTTTTTATAAGGATTCCAGGAATGTGGGACTTTGGGCCAAGAAGCGCTTACAAGAGCTGGGCGCGGATCTGGGACCGGAATTGGATGAAATAGTAGAGCGGGGCCGCACGGGTAAGATCTTGGAGGATTACGATCTCTGA
- a CDS encoding DUF4340 domain-containing protein has translation MSWRKTIFLGIVLALLAGLYLWDHQRVSRQKGLEEEQKKLFPWKLEDVSEVVLQRPSDTIRLVKEEGKGWLIQEPVKAKADQEEARRLVEGLLRSKKDRVIAEEPSDLQTYGLKEPQFLVRVKGKSPEEERSLLLGAKNPTEVYYFCQFKGQKEVFLVSDILRRDVEKPLLELRDKSVLAFNPEKVQSLRVWGAGKEVLLLKESDKKWSIGEAKELQADTDAVQSLLFRLSRLRALAFEDTPRKSLAELGLDPPERSIMLKLSDPEEERVLLVGREVQDQDTGADKKPKLWARLQGDSPVVQVESSQVGELPLEPDAWRSKVLISFEREKVERLELITGEQTLLLRKVAQNQWEIEEPERFSADPVKVSDLLWTLKDVRAARFPGKGVSQQWLDPQVMQARVWLEARDEPLELTIGQPTPEGQAHYAKAPAQEEIVEVSKAFLEDMKKFTVWELREKRFVSFEVPKVKRVLLKWEGQEMELRRKGESEWQLQRPEQKDLETYKVSGLLWSVREARFEGFPPQRPSEAEMGMDSPEFQIQVFEEGKQPVASLSVGAQVKDSPGLRYAWSDPQGQLYLVGSKFLEQISKDIKSIAPSRKSGSTGSGG, from the coding sequence GTGAGCTGGCGTAAGACCATTTTCCTGGGAATAGTTTTGGCTTTGCTGGCAGGTCTTTACCTTTGGGATCACCAGCGTGTTTCCAGGCAAAAAGGTTTGGAAGAAGAGCAAAAGAAGCTGTTCCCATGGAAGCTGGAGGATGTTAGCGAAGTTGTGCTTCAGCGTCCCTCGGACACCATCAGATTGGTGAAGGAGGAGGGGAAAGGATGGCTGATCCAGGAGCCTGTGAAGGCAAAAGCCGATCAGGAAGAGGCTCGACGTCTGGTGGAGGGGCTATTGCGTTCCAAGAAGGATCGGGTCATCGCCGAGGAACCCTCTGACCTGCAAACTTACGGGTTGAAAGAGCCACAGTTCCTGGTGAGGGTCAAGGGTAAATCCCCCGAGGAGGAAAGAAGCCTTTTGCTGGGGGCAAAAAACCCCACAGAGGTCTATTACTTCTGCCAGTTCAAGGGACAGAAAGAGGTTTTTCTGGTCTCGGACATTCTGAGAAGGGATGTTGAAAAGCCCCTTTTGGAGCTAAGGGACAAGAGCGTCCTGGCCTTCAACCCGGAAAAGGTTCAAAGTCTTAGGGTCTGGGGTGCTGGGAAAGAAGTCCTGCTATTGAAAGAATCAGATAAGAAGTGGAGCATTGGCGAGGCCAAAGAACTCCAGGCAGATACCGATGCGGTGCAATCCCTGCTGTTTCGTCTTTCCAGACTGAGGGCCTTAGCTTTCGAAGACACCCCCAGGAAGTCCCTGGCAGAGTTGGGGCTGGATCCTCCTGAAAGAAGCATAATGCTCAAGCTGAGCGATCCAGAGGAGGAGAGAGTCTTGCTGGTGGGGAGGGAAGTTCAGGATCAGGATACAGGTGCTGACAAGAAGCCCAAGCTATGGGCAAGGCTGCAGGGGGATTCCCCCGTGGTGCAGGTGGAATCTTCCCAGGTGGGAGAGCTTCCTCTGGAACCAGATGCATGGCGTTCCAAGGTGCTCATCTCTTTTGAGCGGGAAAAGGTGGAAAGGCTGGAGCTGATAACAGGGGAGCAAACTCTCTTGTTGCGAAAGGTGGCCCAGAATCAATGGGAGATAGAGGAACCAGAGAGGTTCAGTGCAGACCCCGTCAAGGTCAGCGACCTGCTGTGGACCTTAAAGGATGTCAGGGCAGCCAGGTTCCCGGGTAAGGGGGTGTCCCAACAGTGGTTGGATCCACAGGTGATGCAGGCCAGGGTTTGGCTGGAGGCAAGGGATGAGCCTCTGGAGCTCACAATAGGGCAGCCCACCCCAGAGGGACAAGCACACTATGCCAAGGCTCCGGCCCAGGAGGAAATAGTGGAAGTGTCTAAGGCCTTCCTGGAAGATATGAAGAAGTTCACGGTTTGGGAATTGAGAGAGAAGCGTTTTGTTAGCTTCGAGGTGCCCAAGGTGAAAAGGGTCCTGCTCAAGTGGGAGGGGCAGGAGATGGAGCTGCGAAGAAAAGGGGAATCCGAGTGGCAACTGCAAAGACCAGAGCAAAAGGATCTGGAAACTTACAAGGTATCAGGCCTTCTTTGGAGCGTGAGGGAGGCTAGATTCGAGGGTTTCCCTCCGCAGAGACCCTCAGAAGCCGAAATGGGAATGGATTCCCCTGAATTCCAAATCCAGGTTTTCGAGGAAGGCAAGCAACCAGTGGCCAGCCTAAGTGTGGGAGCCCAGGTAAAGGACAGCCCGGGGCTGAGGTACGCTTGGAGCGATCCCCAAGGGCAGTTGTATCTTGTGGGAAGTAAGTTTCTGGAACAGATTTCCAAGGATATCAAGAGCATTGCTCCTTCCCGCAAGTCAGGCTCAACAGGCTCAGGAGGGTAA